The Musa acuminata AAA Group cultivar baxijiao chromosome BXJ1-3, Cavendish_Baxijiao_AAA, whole genome shotgun sequence genome window below encodes:
- the LOC135624402 gene encoding probable E3 ubiquitin-protein ligase RZFP34: MEGLADHCESPILEPKISQDDGTENSINCTESSDRNCGKPQDLTYTPDLLADERLAKGLFQYGCPHYRRRCHIRAPCCGKIFYCRHCHNEAMNSIDVERRHRHELPRQEVQQVICSLCGTEQEVQQICINCGVCMGKYFCGTCKLFDDDVSKQQYHCSGCGICRIGGQENFFHCFTCGCCYSIVLKNCHSCVEGAMHHDCPVCFEYLFESTNDISVLPCGHTIHVNCLKEMQQHLQFACPLCSKSVCDMSEVWEILDMEIAATPMPGSYHNKKVRILCNDCGAISEVQFHVVGQKCLKCKSYNTRQT; encoded by the exons ATGGAGGGTTTGGCTGATCATTGTGAATCTCCCATCTTGGAGCCAAAAATCAGCCAAGATGATGGAACAGAGAATTCTATCAATTGCACTGAATCGTCTGATAGAAACTGTGGTAAGCCACAAGATTTGACATACACTCCAGACCTTCTTGCTGATGAAAGACTGGCCAAAGGGCTTTTTCAGTATGG ATGCCCACATTATCGACGAAGGTGTCACATTAGGGCACCATGCTGTGGCAAGATTTTTTATTGTCGGCATTGCCACAATGAGGCCATG AACTCAATAGATGTCGAGAGGAGGCATAGACATGAACTTCCACGTCAAGAAGTTCAACAG GTCATATGTTCGCTGTGTGGCACTGAGCAAGAG GTGCAGCAAATTTGCATAAATTGTGGTGTTTGTATGGGAAAATACTTCTGTGGGACTTGCAAGTTGTTTGATGATGAT GTCTCAAAGCAACAATACCATTGTAGTGGATGTGGAATCTGCAG AATTGGTGGACAAGAGAACTTTTTTCATTGCTTCACATGTG GTTGCTGCTACTCGATCGTGTTAAAGAACTGCCATTCATGTGTGGAAGGAGCAATGCATCATGATTGTCCTGTTTGTTTCGAG TATCTGTTTGAATCCACAAATGATATAAGTGTGCTGCCATGTGGCCACACCATTCATGTAAATTGCTTGAAGGAAATGCAACAGCACTTGCA GTTTGCTTGCCCACTTTGCTCCAAGTCTGTATGTGACATGTCAGAAGTGTGGGAAATTTTGGACATGGAGATAGCAGCCACACCAATGCCTGGATCCTACCACAATAAAAAG GTTCGCATCTTATGCAATGACTGTGGAGCGATCTCAGAGGTTCAATTCCATGTCGTTGGACAAAAATGCCTTAAATGCAAATCTTATAACACTCGCCAAACTTAA